A single genomic interval of Geotrypetes seraphini chromosome 1, aGeoSer1.1, whole genome shotgun sequence harbors:
- the LOC117366821 gene encoding transcriptional activator protein Pur-alpha-like, translating to MNPIVPGQEVVQEEFLVHENRKYYLDLKENQRGRFLRVRQTLNRGPGLGTAQGQTITLPAQGLIEFCDALTKLINDYGVEEELAELPEDTSLTVDNQRFFDVGANKYGVFLHVSEVKPTYRNSITVQHKVWAKFGYTFFKYAEDMCKIQDKQCEKRQAEQHAPPGPPTCGRRAAGGPGLRRQ from the exons ATGAACCCTATAGTCcctg GGCAGGAGGTGGTACAGGAGGAGTTCCTGGTGCACGAGAACCGCAAGTACTACCTAGACTTGAAGGAGAACCAGCGGGGCCGCTTCCTGCGCGTCCGCCAGACGCTGAACCGTGGGCCAGGGCTGGGCACGGCGCAGGGCCAGACCATCACGCTGCCCGCGCAGGGCCTCATCGAGTTCTGCGACGCGCTGACCAAGCTCATCAACGACTACGGCGTGGAAGAGGAGCTGGCCGAGCTGCCCGAGGACACCTCACTCACGGTGGACAACCAGCGCTTCTTCGACGTGGGCGCCAACAAGTACGGCGTGTTTCTGCACGTGAGTGAGGTGAAGCCCACCTACCGCAACTCCATCACGGTGCAACATAAAGTTTGGGCCAAGTTCGGCTACACGTTCTTTAAGTATGCCGAGGACATGTGCaagatccaggacaagcagtgcgAGAAGCGACAGGCTGAGCAGCACGCGCCCCCGGGCCCGCCCACCTGCGGGCGCCGAGCTGCAGGCGGCCCCGGGCTAAGGCGACAATGA